The Setaria italica strain Yugu1 chromosome IX, Setaria_italica_v2.0, whole genome shotgun sequence genome has a window encoding:
- the LOC101780402 gene encoding phytochrome B, which translates to MASGSRATPTRSPSSARPAAPRHAHHHHHSQSSGGSTSRAGGGGGGAATAATESVSKAVAQYNLDARLHAVFEQSGASGRSFDYSQSLRAPPTPSSEQQIAAYLSRIQRGGHIQPFGCTLAVADDSSFRLLAFSENAADLLDLSPHHSVPSLDSAAPPPVSLGADARLLFSPSSAVLMEGAFAAREISLLNPLWIHSRVSAKPFYAILHRIDIGVVIDLEPARTEDPALSIAGAVQSQKLAVRAISRLQALPGGDVKLLCDTVVEHVRELTGYDRVMVYRFHEDEHGEVVAECRRDNLEPYLGLHYPATDIPQASRFLFRQNRVRMIADCHATPVRVIQDPGLSQPLCLVGSTLRAPHGCHAQYMANMGSIASLVMAVIISSGGDDEQTTRGGISSAMKLWGLVVCHHTSPRFIPFPLRYACEFLMQAFGLQLNMELQLAHQLSEKHILRTQTLLCDMLLRDSPTGIVTQSPSIMDLVKCDGAALYYHGKYYPLGVTPTESQIKDIIEWLTVCHGDSTGLSTDSLADAGYHGAAALGDAVCGMAVAYITPSDYLFWFRSHTAKEIKWGGAKHHPEDKDDGQRMHPRSSFKAFLEVVKSRSLPWENAEMDAIHSLQLILRDSFRDVAEGTSNSKAIINGQVQLGELELRGINELSSVAREMVRLIETATVPIFAVDTDGCINGWNAKIAELTGLSVEEAMGKSLVNDLIFKESEEIVEKLLSRALRGEEDKNVEIKLKTFGPEQSKGPIFVIVNACSSRDYTKNIVGVCFVGQDVTGQKVVMDKFVNIQGDYKAIVHNPNPLIPPIFASDENTCCSEWNTAMEKLTGWSRSEVVGKLLIGEVFGNICRLKGPDALTKFMVVLHNAIGGDDYEKFPFSFFDKNGKYVQALLTANTRSKTDSKSIGAFCFLQIASAELQQAFEIQRQQEKKCYARMKELAYICQEIKNPLSGIRFTNSLLQMTDLNDDQRQFLETSSACEKQMSKIVKDASLQSIEDGSLVLEKGEFSLGSVMNAVVSQAMILLRERDIQLIRDIPDEIKDASAYGDQYRIQQVLSEFLLSMVQFAPAENGWVEIQVRPNVKQNSDGTNTALFMFRFACPGEGLPPDIVQDMFSNSRWSTHEGIGLSTCRKILKLMGGEVQYIRESERSFFLIVLELPQPRPAARREIS; encoded by the exons ATGGCGTCGGGCAGCCGCGCCACGCCCACGCGCTCCCCCTCCTCCGCGCGGCCCGCGGCGCCGCGTCacgcgcaccaccaccaccactcgcAGTCGTCGGGCGGGAGCACGTCCCGCGcgg gtggcggcgggggcggcgcggccacaGCGGCCACGGAGTCGGTCTCCAAGGCCGTGGCTCAGTACAACCTGGACGCGCGCCTCCACGCGGTGTTCGAGCAGTCGGGCGCGTCGGGCCGCAGCTTCGACTACTCCCAGTCGCTGCGCGCGCCGCCCACCCCGTCCTCCGAGCAGCAGATCGCCGCCTACCTTTCCCGCATCCAGCGCGGCGGCCACATCCAGCCCTTCGGCTGcacgctcgccgtcgccgacgactCCTCCTtccgcctcctcgccttctCCGAGAACGCCGCCGACCTGCTCGACCTGTCGCCGCACCACTCCGTCCCCTCGCTCGactccgcggcgccgccccctgtctcCCTGGGTGCCGACGCGCGCCTCCTCTTCTCCCCCTCGTCCGCGGTCCTCATGGAGGGCGCCTTCGCTGCGCGCGAGATCTCGCTGCTCAACCCGCTATGGATCCACTCCAGGGTCTCTGCCAAGCCGTTCTACGCCATCCTCCACCGCATCGACATCGGCGTCGTCATCGACCTCGAGCCCGCCCGCACCGAGGACCCCGCGCTCTCCATCGCCGGTGCAGTCCAGTCCCAGAAACTCGCGGTCCGCGCCATCTCCCGCCTTCAGGCGCTACCCGGCGGGGACGTCAAGCTGCTCTGCGACACTGTCGTGGAGCACGTCCGCGAGCTCACGGGTTACGATCGTGTCATGGTGTACAGGTTCCATGAAGACGAGCACGGGGAAGTTGTTGCTGAGTGCCGGCGCGATAACCTTGAGCCGTACCTCGGGTTGCATTATCCCGCCACAGATATCCCCCAGGCGTCCCGCTTCCTGTTCCGGCAGAACCGGGTGCGAATGATTGCCGATTGTCATGCCACGCCGGTGAGAGTCATTCAAGATCCTGGGCTGTCACAGCCTCTGTGTTTGGTTGGCTCTACGCTGCGCGCCCCACACGGGTGCCATGCGCAGTACATGGCGAACATGGGTTCCATTGCATCACTTGTTATGGCGGTCATCATTAGCAGTGGTGGTGACGATGAGCAAACAACGCGCGGCGGCATCTCATCGGCAATGAAGTTGTGGGGGTTggttgtgtgccaccatacaTCGCCACGGTTTATCCCTTTTCCATTGAGGTATGCTTGTGAGTTTCTCATGCAGGCCTTTGGGCTGCAACTCAACATGGAGTTGCAGCTTGCGCACCAGCTATCGGAGAAGCACATTTTGCGAACACAAACGCTGTTGTGTGACATGTTACTGCGTGATTCGCCAACTGGCATTGTCACACAGAGCCCTAGCATCATGGACCTTGTGAAGTGCGATGGGGCTGCACTTTATTATCATGGGAAGTACTATCCATTGGGTGTCACTCCCACTGAGTCTCAAATTAAGGATATTATCGAGTGGTTGACAGTGTGTCATGGGGACTCAACAGGCCTCAGCACAGATAGCCTGGCTGATGCAGGCTACCATGGTGCTGCTGCATTAGGCGATGCCGTGTGTGGAATGGCAGTAGCCTATATTACGCCAAGTGATTACTTGTTTTGGTTCCGGTCACACACAGCTAAGGAAATCAAATGGGGTGGTGCGAAGCATCACCCAGAGGATAAGGATGATGGTCAGAGGATGCACCCGCGGTCATCATTCAAGGCATTTCTTGAAGTAGTTAAAAGCAGAAGCCTACCATGGGAGAATGCAGAAATGGATGCAATACATTCCTTGCAGCTCATATTGCGCGACTCCTTCAGAGATGTTGCGGAGGGCACTAGTAACTCAAAAGCCATTATCAATGGACAAGTTCAGCTTGGGGAGCTAGAATTGCGGGGTATAAATGAGCTTAGCTCCGTAGCAAGAGAGATGGTCCGGTTGATAGAGACAGCAACAGTCCCTATATTTGCAGTAGATACTGATGGATGTATAAATGGTTGGAATGCAAAGATTGCCGAGTTGACAGGCCTTTCAGTTGAGGAGGCTATGGGCAAATCACTGGTAAATGATCTTATCTTCAAGGAATCTGAGGAGATAGTCGAAAAGTTACTCTCGCGAGCTTTAAGAG GTGAGGAAGACAAAAATGTGGAGATAAAGCTGAAGACATTTGGGCCAGAGCAATCAAAGGGACCAATATTTGTTATTGTCAATGCTTGTTCCAGTAGAGATTACACAAAAAATATTGTTGGTGTCTGTTTTGTTGGACAAGATGTCACAGGACAAAAGGTGGTCATGGATAAATTTGTCAACATACAAGGGGATTACAAAGCTATTGTACACAATCCAAATCCTCTGATACCCCCAATTTTTGCGTCAGATGAGAATACTTGTTGTTCAGAATGGAACACAGCCATGGAAAAACTTACAGGATGGTCGAGAAGTGAAGTTGTTGGTAAGCTTCTTATTGGAGAGGTATTTGGAAATATTTGTCGACTTAAGGGCCCAGATGCATTGACAAAGTTCATGGTTGTCCTTCACAATGCTATAGGAGGAGACGATTATGAGAAGTTCCCTTTTTCATTTTTCGACAAGAATGGAAAGTATGTGCAGGCCTTATTGACTGCCAACACAAGGAGCAAAACGGATAGTAAGTCCATTGGGGCCTTTTGTTTCTTGCAGATTGCAAGCGCCGAATTACAGCAAGCCTTTGAGATTCAGAGACAACAAGAAAAGAAGTGTTATGCAAGGATGAAAGAATTGGCCTATATTTGCCAGGAGATAAAGAATCCTCTTAGTGGCATCCGATTTACCAACTCTCTGTTGCAGATGACTGATTTAAATGATGACCAGAGGCAGTTCCTTGAAACTAGCTCTGCTTGTGAGAAACAGATGTCCAAGATTGTAAAGGACGCCAGTCTCCAAAGTATTGAGGATGG CTCTTTGGTGCTTGAGAAAGGTGAATTTTCTCTTGGAAGTGTCATGAATGCTGTTGTCAGCCAAGCAATGATATTGTTGAGAGAGAGGGATATACAGCTTATTCGGGATATCCCTGATGAAATCAAGGATGCATCAGCATATGGTGATCAATATAGAATTCAACAAGTTTTGTCTGAATTCTTGCTAAGCATGGTGCAGTTTGCTCCAGCGGAAAATGGCTGGGTAGAAATACAAGTCAGACCAAATGTAAAACAAAATTCTGACGGAACAAATACAGCGCTTTTCATGTTCAG GTTTGCCTGTCCTGGCGAGGGCCTTCCCCCTGACATCGTACAGGATATGTTCAGCAATTCTCGCTGGTCAACCCATGAAGGCATTGGGCTAAGCACATGCAGGAAGATCCTCAAATTAATGGGTGGTGAAGTCCAATACATTAGGGAGTCCGAGCGGAGTTTCTTCCTCATCGTCCTCGAGCTGCCCCAACCTCGGCCAGCAGCTAGGAGAGAAATCAGTTGA